Below is a window of Fodinicurvata sp. EGI_FJ10296 DNA.
GCATTATCCGTGCAGCCAGTGCCACGCTGTCTTCCGGCGTAACCGCGCCATTGGTTTCCACCAGCAAAGACAACTTGTCGTAGTCCGTATTCTGCCCGACCCGCGTGTTGTCGACCTTGTAAGAGACCTTGCGCACGGGGCTGTAAAGCGCATCGATCGGAATCAGGCCGATCGGAGCGTCTTCTGGCCGGTTCTCCGAAGCCTGCACATACCCTTTGCCCAAACTGACGGTCATCTCGATATTCAACCGGCCACCGGCATCCAGATTGCAAATGACAAGGGTCGGGTCCATAATCTCGATGTCTGGGCCGGTAATGATCTGGCCAGCCGTCACTGGTCCCGGGCCCTCCGCATGCAGCCGAATCCGCTTGGGACCCTCGGCGTGCATTCGCAGTGCCAGAGCTTTCACGTTCAAAACGATATCCGTCACATCCTCACGAACGCCAGGGATGGACGAGAATTCATGAAGAACGCCATCGATCTGAATCGACGTCACTGCCGCACCTTGAAGTGACGACAACAGGATGCGGCGCAACGCATTGCCGAGCGTCAGACCGAATCCCCTCTCAAGCGGCTCAGCGACGACAGTTGCGACGCGTTGCGGATCGGAACCGGAGCGGATATCCAGTTTCTCCGGCTTGATCAACTCTTGCCAATTTTTTGCTAAAGCCACGTTCGTCCTCATCTCGCCTAACATGCCGCGCCAACCCCCGTGAACCGCAGTATCCGTCCGACCGGGTATACTCCCGCAAAATCGACAACTGACCGGAATTCACGACGATCGTCGCCCCAAAGCCAAAAGGCCGACAACGGGCGCAATCCCGTCGCCGGCGTCCGATCCCATCCGTCTCGCCCCATGGCGATGTGAAGCGATATCTCGGATCGGTGGCCGATGGTTCGTATTCGTCGACTAGACCCGACGCTTCTTCCGAGGCCGAACACCATTATGCGGGATCGGCGTCACGTCCCTGATCTGAGTCACCTGAAACCCGACGGCTTGCAGCGCCCGCAAGGCACTTTCCCGCCCGGAACCAGGACCCTTCACTGTGACATCCAGAACCTTCATGCCGTGTTCCTGGGCCTTCCGACCGGCATCTTCCGCGGCCATCTGGGCGGCATAAGGTGTCGACTTCCGTGACCCTTTGAAACCCATTCCGCCTGCGGACGACCACGAAATGGTATTTCCCTGGGCGTCGGATATGGTGATCATCGTATTATTGAAGGTGGCGCTTACATGCGCGACACCCGACGTAATGTTCTTCCGTTCCCGTCGACGAAGACGGGTGCTGGCTGCTGGCTTGGCCATGACCTGAGCGTCCTTCTGACTTTACTTCTTCTTACCGGCGATCGGCTTCGCGGGACCCTTGCGGGTACGCGCATTGGTATGCGTCCGCTGCCCGCGAACGGGTAGGCCGCGACGGTGCCGCAAACCACGATAGCAGGCCATGTCCATCAACCGCTTGATGTTCATCGCCACTTCCCGCCGAAGGTCCCCTTCGACACGATGATCGCTGTCGATCGTCTCGCGAATGCGGACCAACTCGTCTTCGGTCAGTTCCGAAACCCGGCGTTCGCTCGGAATAGACAGAGCGCTGCAGATCTTGTCGGCCGTTGTGCGGCCTATCCCGTGTATGTAAGTTAGTGCAACGACCACCCGTTTTTGGGTGGGAATGTTGACGCCAGCAATACGTGCCACGCCGTTTCTCCTATGCTCGTGACCACCTTCGGAAGCCCCGCTGCCTTGATTACAGAAGCAATCAATGGCCTGCGCTTCCGGGTTTGTCGTCTTATTGGAATCGATATCGACCACTCGCAGCCTGAATGGGGGCGCAGGCGGGGCCTAATGGCGCCCATTCCTCCACACCCGGGCCCGAGAAGTTGGCGGAGTATAGCGGCACTCTGCGGCGAGTCAACCATACCAATCGCGACGCTGTTCGGAGCCCTATGGTCAATGAATAACAACCCGCAATCGTTACATATCGTCACCGACGTTAAGCAAGTTTCTCCTGAGGGAGGCAGGCGACGATCTGCGAGAACACCTCGTCCATCGAAGCCATGCCATCTACCGCCTTGAGAAGTCCTCGCTCTTGATAATAGGGAAGAATGGGTGCCGTCTGATCATGAAAGAGCTGAAGCCGTGCTCGAACGGTCTCTTCGGTATCGTCTGCTCGACGATCGAACTTCGTACCGCCACAAACGTCACAAACGCCTTCGACCTTGGGGCGATGGAAGAAATCATTGTAGCCCGCGCCGCAGGAAGCGCAGGTAAACCGGCCAATGACCCGTTTCACGAGGGCTTCATCATCCACAGCCATTTGAATCACGGCATCCAACATCAGCCCTTTGCGGGCCAACATTGCATCGAGACTTTCCGCCTGCGCAACGGTCCGCGGAAAACCGTCAAGGATAAACCCGTTGCGACAATCCGGCTGGTCGATTCGATCGGCAATCATCCTGACCATGATTTCATCAGAAACCAGTTCGCCAGCATCCATAACCGCCTTGGCCTTCAGGCCAACCTCGGTTCCTTCGCGGACGGCCGAACGCAACATGTCGCCGGTCGATAACTGCTTTAAGCCAAAAGCCGTTTCGAGCCGTTTAGCCTGCGTTCCCTTGCCCGCTCCAGGTGGGCCCAGAAGGATAAGGTTCATTAGCGTCTCCCTCGTAACTTCGCCTTCTTGATCAGACCCTCATACTGATGCGCCATCAAGTGCGAATGAATCTGCGCGACAGTGTCCATCGTCACAGTGACGATAATCAAGAGGCTTGTTCCTCCAAAATAAAACGGTATCGAATATTGCGAGATCAAAATTTCCGGAAGGAGGCATACCAAAGCAAGATACAGCGCTCCAACCGTCGTCAGTCTCGTCAACACATAATCGATATAAGCGGCGGTATTTTTGCCCGGTCGGATCCCGGGGATAAACCCTCCATACTTTCGAAGGTTCTCCGCGGTTTCTTCGGGATTGAAGACAATGGCCGTATAAAAGAAGCAGAAGAAAATGATCAGCGCCATGTACAGGGCTATGAACAACGGCTGACCGTGCTCCAGAGACGCAGCGATCGGCTGGACCCAGCCGCCGGCCGCATCGGCGCCCGAAAAGCCAATCAGCGTCGCCGGTAACAGCAGGAGCGCCGACGCGAAAATCGGCGGAATGACGCCTGCAGTATTCAGTTTCAGCGGCAGATGGCTGCTTTCACCGCCAAACATCCGGTTGCCAACCTGCCGCTTCGGATACTGGACAATCAGACGTCGCTGTGCGCGTTCCATGAACACAATGAACGTAATAACAGCCACAACCATCACCAGCATGAACATTATGAACAGCGTGGACAGCGCACCGGTACGGCCAAGCTCCAGCGTACTCACCAGTGCTCTCGGCAACTCCGCGACGATCCCGGCAAAGATGATAAGCGAGATGCCGTTTCCAACACCTCGGCTGGTGATCTGCTCACCCAGCCACATCAGGAAGACGGTACCCCCGACAATGGTAATGACCGTCGTAAGACGGAAATACCATCCGGGATCGATCACGGCCGACGCCCCTGTTGCGGCCCCCATTCCTTCCATACCGACCGCCAGGCCATATGCCTGAACCGTCGCCAGCGCCACAGTCCCGTACCGGGTGTACTGGTTGATCTTCTTCCGACCGCTTTCACCCTCCTTCTTGAGCTGCTCGAGCGTCGGGTTCACGGCAGTCATCAATTGCATAATAATGGATGCAGAAATATACGGCATAATATTAAGTGCAAAGATCGACATCCGCCCCAGCGCGCCACCGGCAAACATGTCGAGCATGCCCAGAATGCCGCCCGCTTGAGCGCTGAAGAGCTGATCCAGAGCGACCGGATCGATTCCGGGTATCGGCACATAGGTCCCGAAGCGGTATATGATCAACACGCCTAGCGTGAACCATATCCTCTTTTTGAGTTCGGTTGCCTTTGCAATGGCACCGAAGTTCAAATTGGACGCCAACTGTTCAGCGGCTGATGCCATGATGACCTCTAGTCCTTAACGCGGCAAGGCCGGAACACGAACGATCCGGCCTTGCCAATTCCAACCGTTGCCAGGTTCGACACCGTCACTCGGCAACTGAATCGATTTTCTTCGACACAGCAGTGACAGTTACCGCACCACCCGCCTTCTCGACGGCTTCGATGGCGCCTTTGGAAGCACCGTCCGCCGAAATGGTAATCTTGCTTGTAACTTCACCTTTCGCCAGCAGACGAAAAGCAACTTCCTTCGGGCGAAGAAGTCCGGCGGCCTGAAGAGCTTCGACGTCCACGGTCTTTGAAGCGTCGAGTCGACCTGCATCCAGCGCTTTTTGAATCGAGCCCAGATTAACGATCGGATACCGGCGGGAAAAATTCGCATTGTTGAAGCCGCGTTTCGGCAGACGCCTGTAGATCGGCATCTGGCCGCCTTCGAAGCCGCTCATTGCGACACCGGACCGCGACTTTTGTCCCTTGACGCCACGCCCGCCGGTCTTGCCCTTGCCGGAACCGATACCTCGGCCGACGCGGATCCGGTCACGAGTAGCACCCGGATTGTCCCGGAGTTCGTTCAACTTTACCATTTTCAGTCTCCTGTCGCCGATCCGCTTAAATAGCGGATTCGACTCGCACCAAGTGCTTCACCTTTTCGATCATCCCTCGAACCGCCGGCGTATCTTCCAGTTCACGGGTTCTCTGCAACTTATTGAGGCCGAGACCGATCAAGGTTTCGCGCTGATCCTTGCGCCTGCCAATCGGGCTACCGGTCTGCGTCACCACCACGGTGCCGACGGATTTATCACCCATTGCTCGCCTCCGCAGCAACAGCATCGCCGCCTGGTTGCGGCTCCCGCTTGCCGATGATTTCACTGACCCGCTTGCTACGGCGAGCCGCTACCATTCGAGGGCCCTCAATCGCTTTAAGCGCCTCGAAAGTGGCCTTTATCATGTTGTGCGGGTTAGACGATCCAAGTGATTTCGCAACGACATCGTGAACGCCGAGCGCTTCGAAGATCGCACGCATCGGCCCACCCGCGATCACGCCGGTGCCCTGTGGCGCCGATCGAAGAACGACGTCTCCGGCACCAAACTGCCCCACCATATCATGGTGGAGTGTCCTGCCCTCGCGCAGCGGGACGCGAATCATGCTGCGCTTCGCCTGTTCGGTCGCCTTGCGGATGGCCTCCGGTACTTCCCGGGCCTTGCCCGATCCGTACCCGACGCGACCGCGCCCGTCACCGGCGACAACCAGAGCAGCGAAACCAAATCTGCGACCGCCCTTGACCACCTTTGCCACGCGATTGATGTGCACCAGCTTTTCGATGAGCTCGGCATCATCACGGTCGCGGGAATCTCTGTCTTGTCTTGGGTTGCGTGCCATGCGCCCAAGCCCTCCCTAAAAGTCCAGACCGGCGTCGCGCGCGGCATCTGCCAGCGCCTTCACCCGGCCGTGATAAATGTAACCGCCTCGGTCAAAAACAACCTGCTTGACGCCCGCCGCCGTCGCCCGTTCGGCAACGAGTTTGCCGACCGCTGTCGCAGCGTCCTTGTCGGAACCACGCGTCAGCGCTTCCCGCAAATCCTTATCCAGAGACGATGCCGCCGCAACGGTGCGGCCATGAACATCGTCGATAACCTGGGCATAAATCTGCTTGTTTGACCGAAAAACCGAAAGCCTCGGACGATCGCTTCTTTTCCGTGCAAGCTTGGCGCGTTGCCGCATCCTTCGCCGCAGGACCAACTCCCTTGAACTTAGCATGACAACGGCCCCCTACTTCTTCTTGCCTTCTTTGCGGAGAATCCGCTCATTGCCGTATCGGACACCCTTACCCTTGAAGGGCTCCGGCGGACGTTTGGCGCGGATTTCCGAGGCAACCTGACCAACAACCTGCTTATCGGCGCCACTGATGGCCACTGACGTCGGCTTCTCACAGGCAATCTTGATGCCTTCGGGAATCGGATAGCGAACCTCATGGCTATAGCCGAGGTTCAGAACCAGATCCTTGCCTTGGACAGCTGCACGATAACCGACGCCGGTGATCTCGAGCGTCTTCGTGAATCCCGTATCCACGCCCGTGACGATATTCGCAATGCGCGACCTACTGGTCGCCCACATCGTCTTGGCCTTCTTGGAGGACTCCCGCGGCTCGACGACGATCAGATCGTCCTCTCTCTTGATCGACACGTCATCCGTCAAATCGACGCTCAACATGCCGAGCTTACCCTTCGCCGATACAGACAGGCCGTCGATTGTTACTTCGACACCTGCCGGGACCTTAATGGGATGCTTACCAATTCGCGACATCCGGCACCCCCCTTAGAATACCTCGCAGAGAATCTCGCCGCCAACATTGGCAGCGCGAGCCTCTGCGTCGGACATGACACCCCGTGGGGTGGATACGACAGCAACGCCTAGGCCGTTGTAAACCTTCGGCAGTTCCTTGATCTTCTTGTACACACGTCGGCCTGGCTTGGAAACGCGGCCAATCCGCCGGATCACTGCTGTACCGTCATGATACTTCAATTCCACCGTCAGCGTACGGACGCCTGCCCGTTCCGCCGTCTCCGAATACCCACGAATAAAACCTTCACGCTTCAGAACTTCGAGCACGTTCCTGCGAAGCTTTGATGAAGGGCTTGCTACGGTCGTCTTGCCGGCCCGTTGTCCATTGCGGATTCGGGTCAGCAGATCGCCCAAAGGATCGCTGAGCTGCATTCTACCGGCCCTCCTCTACCAACTGGCCTTGACCATACCGGGTATCTTGCCATCAGATGCAAGTTCCCGAAGCGCAATTCGGCTCACCCGAAAGCGCCTGTAAAAGCCCTTTGGCCGACCCGTGACTTCGCACCGGTTATGCACGCGCGTTGCAGAACTGTTCCGTGGCATCTCCGCCAGTTTCAAACTGGCAGCGAACCGCTCTTCCGGTGGCAGCTTTTTGTCCTCTGCAATCTCTTTCAGCCGACTACGTTTGGCAGCATATCGCTTCACCATTCGTTCGACTTTCTTGTTCCGCTCAACGGCAGATTTCTTGGCCATTACGTCTCTCCGGCACTCAGTTGACGAACGGGAAGTCGAACTTCTTCAGAAGCGATCGCGCTTCCGCATCGGTCTTCGCCGTCGTTACGATGATGATGTCCATCCCGCGTACATCGTCGACTTTGTCATAGTCGATTTCGGGAAAGACGATCTGTTCCCTGATGCCCAGAGAATAGTTACCGCGACCATCGAAACTGGTCGGTCTCAGACCTCGAAAATCGCGCTGCCGAGGCAGGGCGATCGTAACCAGCCGATCAAGAAATTCGTACATCCGGTCACGGCGCAAAGTTACCTTTGCCCCGATCGGCATACCCTCGCGCAACTTGAACGTCGCAACAGAGCGTTTCGCTTTTGTGATGAGCGGCTTCTGTCCGGAAATCGCTGTAAGTTCGGATACCGCGACGTTCATCTTTTTGCTGTCGGCGGCAGCTTCGCCAACGCCCATATTGATCACGATCTTATCGAGCCGCGGCACTTCCATGGGGTTCTTGTAGTCGAACTCCTTGAGCAGATCCGGCACGATCTCGCTTCGAAATTTGTCCTTGAGCCTTGCCATGATCCTCACCGATCAATCATTTCGCCGGACACTTTCGCAAATCGAACTTTGCGACCGTCCTCGAGGGTCTTGTATCCAACGCGCGTCGGCTGATCCGTCTTCGGATCAATATGCGCGACGTTCGATACGTGAATCGTCGCTTCCTTCTCGACGATTCCCCCTTGACTGCTCGGACTTGGACGGGTGTGGCGCTTAACCATATTCACGCCCTGAACGACAAGCCTTTCGTCCTTGGGCAGAACCTTGAGGACATCACCGCGCTTGCCCTTGTCGCGACCGGCCAGAACGACAACCTTGTCGCCCTTTTTGATCTTGAATTTCACCTTCGTGTCATCCTGCTTCATCACAGCACCTCGGGCGCCAGCGAAATGATCTTCATGAACTTCTTGGCCCGAAGCTCGCGAGTCACCGGTCCGAAGATACGGGTGCCGATAGGTTCATTCTGCTTGTTCAGCAGAACGGCTGAATTGGTATCGAACCGGATGGTCGATCCGTCCGAACGAAGCAGTTCCTTGGCAGTGCGAACGATGACGGCACGGTGGACGTCACCCTTCTTCACCCGGCCCCGCGGAATGGCATCCTTCACAGAAACGATGATAACATCGCCGATGCCTGCCGACTTCCGCTTGGACCCGCCAAGAACCTTGATGCACTGCACCCTGCGCGCGCCGGAATTATCGGCCACTTCCAGGTTCGTCTGCATCTGGATCATGAATTATGGCTCCTCAAAAACAATCAGGCGCCGACGGATTCGGCACTCTGCCGACCCGAAACGACTGCCCACTTCTTACTCTTGGAAACAGGTGCACATTCGATAATCGACACCTCGTCGCCAACCTTACACGAATTGGTTTCATCATGCGCGTGAAACTTCTTACTGCGCTTAATGAACTTCTTATACACCGGGTGCATGATCCGACGCTCGACAGAGACGGTGACCGTCTTGTCCATCTTATCAGATACAACTTTCCCAGTCAGGACGCGCCTTGGCATGTCTTATCCCCTTTAGCTCGCCGCGGCGACAGCCCGGCCACGCTCGTCCAACAGCGTTTTGATCCGGGCAATGTCACGGCGAATGACACGGACACGCGCCGTATTTTCCATCTGACCGGACGCCTTCTGGAACCGCAGATTGAATTGCTCTTTCTTGAGCGCGACCAACTGATCGTTCAATTCGTCCTCGCTCTTCGTCCGAAGATCACTGGCCTTCATCACTCGACCTCCTCACCCAGTCGAGCAACGAACCGCGTATCAACCGGAAGCTTCGACGACGCTAATGCGAAGGCTTCCTTGGCGAGCACGCCAGGCACGCCGTCCAGCTCGAACATCACTCGACCCGGCTTAACACGGCACATCCAGTATTCTGGACTGCCCTTCCCCTTACCCATACGAACTTCGGCCGGTTTCTGCGAAACCGGGACATCCGGGAATATACGGATCCACACTCGACCTTGGCGTCGGATGTGACGGGTTATGGCCCGTCGCGCCGCCTCGATCTGACGTGCGGTCACGCGCCCGGGAGAGACGGCCCTGAGCCCGAAAGCTCCGAAATTCAGGTCCGTACCCCCCTTGGCGACGCCCTTGACCCGTCCCTTGTGCGCCTTCCGAAACTTGGTGCGCTTTGGACTCAGCATCGTCGTTTCCTCTTATGCAATCGGCGTAGACGCCGCCTCAGTTGCTACGGCCGCCGCTATTCTGATCGGTAAGCCGTTTGTCCTGGGCCATGGGATCGTGGGCCATGATTTCGCCCTTGAAGACCCAGACCTTGACCCCACACGTCCCGTATGTCGTTTTCGCCGTCGCTGTGCCATAGTCAATTTCGGCACGAAGCGTGTGCAACGGAACACGCCCTTCGCGATACCATTCGGTCCGGGCGATTTCAGCGCCGCCGAGACGACCGCCGCAATTAATCCGGATACCAAGCGCACCGAGCCGCATTGCGTTCTGAACCGCGCGTTTCATGGCACGCCTGAATGCCACTCGCCGCTCAAGCTGGTTCGAGATGTTCTCGGCGATCAGCCGTGCGTCGATCTCCGGCTTGCGGATCTCAACGATGTTCAGCGACACATCCGAACCGATCATCTTCGACAGTTCCAGGCGGAGCCGCTCGATGTCAGCCCCCTTCTTGCCGATGATGACGCCGGGGCGAGCGGTATGAATTGTCACCCTTGCGCGCTTGGCTGGCCGTTCTATCACGATGCGGCTGACACCCGCTTGGGCGACCCGCTTGTGCAGAAACTCGCGAATAGCACGATCTTCATGCAGCAGCTTGGCATAGTCACGGTCAGCGTACCAACGCGAATCCCACGTACGGTTGATGCCGAGTCGAAGACCAACCGGGTTGATTTTCTGTCCCATATTATACGGTCTCCTCACGTTCCCGAACAACGATTGTCAGGTTCGACCATGGCTTCACGATCTTGCCGACACGTCCCCTCGCCCGGGCCCGAAATCGCTTCATGACCAAGCTCTTACCGACATAGGCCTCCGAAACATAGAGCCGATCGACATCCAACTGGTGATTGTTTTCTGCATTGGCGATCGCGGACTCAAGTACCTTCTTAACATCACCTGCGGCGCGGCGCTTGGAGAAGCTAAGGTCGGTCATCGCACGAGCGGCTTCCTTGCCACGGATAAGACGGGCCACCAAATTGAGCTTGCTTGTACTGCCGCGAATCTGGCTACCACGGGCTACGGCCTCGCTTTCGCCAACGCGTCGTTCTGCCTTTGGCTTGCCCATCCCTACTTCCTCTTCGCCTTCTTGTCCGCCGTGTGCCCGTAATACGTACGAGTCGGTGCGAACTCACCAAACTTATGGCCGACCATATTCTCGTTCACCAGCACAGGTAGAAATTTGTGACCGTTGTGAACGCCGAAGGTAAGGCCTACGAAATGCGGCAAAATCGTCGAACGCCGAGACCAAATCTTAATGACCTCGTTGCGGCCGGAATCCCGAGCCGCCTCCGCCTTTTTGAGCAGATAACCGTCGACGAACGGCCCCTTCCACACGGAACGCGCCATCTTCCGTCTCCCTTACTTCGCCTTGCGCCGACGAACAATGTACTTGTCCGTGGCCTTGTTGCGTCTGGTCTTGTGGCCTTTAGTGGGTTTGCCCCACGGCGTGACCGGATGTCGACCGCCTGATGTCCGACCCTCACCGCCACCGTGCGGATGGTCGATCGGGTTCATGGCAACGCCGCGAACGGACGGCCGTTTGCCAAGCCACCGCTTTCGTCCAGCCTTTCCGAGACTGGTATTCGACTGATCCGGATTTGAAACCGCGCCAACCGTCGCCATGCACTCGCCTCTGACCACACGCAGTTCGCCGGAGGCAAGCTTAACCTGCGCATAGCCGGTATCCCGGCCAACAAGTTGAACATAGGTTCCGGCGGCGCGAGCGATCTGCCCGCCCTTGCCAGGCTTCATCTCCACGTTGTGAAGAATCGTACCGACCGGAATATTTCTAAGCGGCATCGCGTTGCCGGGTTTAATATCTGCCCGTTCCGCGGAGATAACCTTATCGCCGACCGAAAGCCGCTGAGGCGCAAGAATATAAGAGACTTCACCGTCACCATACTCGATGAGCGCGATGTAAGCAGTCCGGTTGGGATCGTATTCGATCCTCTGGACAACTG
It encodes the following:
- the rplR gene encoding 50S ribosomal protein L18 encodes the protein MLSSRELVLRRRMRQRAKLARKRSDRPRLSVFRSNKQIYAQVIDDVHGRTVAAASSLDKDLREALTRGSDKDAATAVGKLVAERATAAGVKQVVFDRGGYIYHGRVKALADAARDAGLDF
- the rplV gene encoding 50S ribosomal protein L22 gives rise to the protein MGKPKAERRVGESEAVARGSQIRGSTSKLNLVARLIRGKEAARAMTDLSFSKRRAAGDVKKVLESAIANAENNHQLDVDRLYVSEAYVGKSLVMKRFRARARGRVGKIVKPWSNLTIVVREREETV
- the rpsH gene encoding 30S ribosomal protein S8; protein product: MQLSDPLGDLLTRIRNGQRAGKTTVASPSSKLRRNVLEVLKREGFIRGYSETAERAGVRTLTVELKYHDGTAVIRRIGRVSKPGRRVYKKIKELPKVYNGLGVAVVSTPRGVMSDAEARAANVGGEILCEVF
- the rplX gene encoding 50S ribosomal protein L24; this translates as MKQDDTKVKFKIKKGDKVVVLAGRDKGKRGDVLKVLPKDERLVVQGVNMVKRHTRPSPSSQGGIVEKEATIHVSNVAHIDPKTDQPTRVGYKTLEDGRKVRFAKVSGEMIDR
- the rplE gene encoding 50S ribosomal protein L5, which encodes MARLKDKFRSEIVPDLLKEFDYKNPMEVPRLDKIVINMGVGEAAADSKKMNVAVSELTAISGQKPLITKAKRSVATFKLREGMPIGAKVTLRRDRMYEFLDRLVTIALPRQRDFRGLRPTSFDGRGNYSLGIREQIVFPEIDYDKVDDVRGMDIIIVTTAKTDAEARSLLKKFDFPFVN
- the rplP gene encoding 50S ribosomal protein L16, encoding MLSPKRTKFRKAHKGRVKGVAKGGTDLNFGAFGLRAVSPGRVTARQIEAARRAITRHIRRQGRVWIRIFPDVPVSQKPAEVRMGKGKGSPEYWMCRVKPGRVMFELDGVPGVLAKEAFALASSKLPVDTRFVARLGEEVE
- the secY gene encoding preprotein translocase subunit SecY; its protein translation is MASAAEQLASNLNFGAIAKATELKKRIWFTLGVLIIYRFGTYVPIPGIDPVALDQLFSAQAGGILGMLDMFAGGALGRMSIFALNIMPYISASIIMQLMTAVNPTLEQLKKEGESGRKKINQYTRYGTVALATVQAYGLAVGMEGMGAATGASAVIDPGWYFRLTTVITIVGGTVFLMWLGEQITSRGVGNGISLIIFAGIVAELPRALVSTLELGRTGALSTLFIMFMLVMVVAVITFIVFMERAQRRLIVQYPKRQVGNRMFGGESSHLPLKLNTAGVIPPIFASALLLLPATLIGFSGADAAGGWVQPIAASLEHGQPLFIALYMALIIFFCFFYTAIVFNPEETAENLRKYGGFIPGIRPGKNTAAYIDYVLTRLTTVGALYLALVCLLPEILISQYSIPFYFGGTSLLIIVTVTMDTVAQIHSHLMAHQYEGLIKKAKLRGRR
- the rpsN gene encoding 30S ribosomal protein S14, which encodes MAKKSAVERNKKVERMVKRYAAKRSRLKEIAEDKKLPPEERFAASLKLAEMPRNSSATRVHNRCEVTGRPKGFYRRFRVSRIALRELASDGKIPGMVKASW
- the rplF gene encoding 50S ribosomal protein L6, with protein sequence MSRIGKHPIKVPAGVEVTIDGLSVSAKGKLGMLSVDLTDDVSIKREDDLIVVEPRESSKKAKTMWATSRSRIANIVTGVDTGFTKTLEITGVGYRAAVQGKDLVLNLGYSHEVRYPIPEGIKIACEKPTSVAISGADKQVVGQVASEIRAKRPPEPFKGKGVRYGNERILRKEGKKK
- the rpsS gene encoding 30S ribosomal protein S19 → MARSVWKGPFVDGYLLKKAEAARDSGRNEVIKIWSRRSTILPHFVGLTFGVHNGHKFLPVLVNENMVGHKFGEFAPTRTYYGHTADKKAKRK
- the rpsQ gene encoding 30S ribosomal protein S17, with the protein product MPRRVLTGKVVSDKMDKTVTVSVERRIMHPVYKKFIKRSKKFHAHDETNSCKVGDEVSIIECAPVSKSKKWAVVSGRQSAESVGA
- the rpsC gene encoding 30S ribosomal protein S3, which translates into the protein MGQKINPVGLRLGINRTWDSRWYADRDYAKLLHEDRAIREFLHKRVAQAGVSRIVIERPAKRARVTIHTARPGVIIGKKGADIERLRLELSKMIGSDVSLNIVEIRKPEIDARLIAENISNQLERRVAFRRAMKRAVQNAMRLGALGIRINCGGRLGGAEIARTEWYREGRVPLHTLRAEIDYGTATAKTTYGTCGVKVWVFKGEIMAHDPMAQDKRLTDQNSGGRSN
- the rpmC gene encoding 50S ribosomal protein L29, producing MMKASDLRTKSEDELNDQLVALKKEQFNLRFQKASGQMENTARVRVIRRDIARIKTLLDERGRAVAAAS
- the rpsM gene encoding 30S ribosomal protein S13, whose product is MARIAGVNIPTQKRVVVALTYIHGIGRTTADKICSALSIPSERRVSELTEDELVRIRETIDSDHRVEGDLRREVAMNIKRLMDMACYRGLRHRRGLPVRGQRTHTNARTRKGPAKPIAGKKK
- a CDS encoding adenylate kinase, which produces MNLILLGPPGAGKGTQAKRLETAFGLKQLSTGDMLRSAVREGTEVGLKAKAVMDAGELVSDEIMVRMIADRIDQPDCRNGFILDGFPRTVAQAESLDAMLARKGLMLDAVIQMAVDDEALVKRVIGRFTCASCGAGYNDFFHRPKVEGVCDVCGGTKFDRRADDTEETVRARLQLFHDQTAPILPYYQERGLLKAVDGMASMDEVFSQIVACLPQEKLA
- a CDS encoding DNA-directed RNA polymerase subunit alpha, whose protein sequence is MALAKNWQELIKPEKLDIRSGSDPQRVATVVAEPLERGFGLTLGNALRRILLSSLQGAAVTSIQIDGVLHEFSSIPGVREDVTDIVLNVKALALRMHAEGPKRIRLHAEGPGPVTAGQIITGPDIEIMDPTLVICNLDAGGRLNIEMTVSLGKGYVQASENRPEDAPIGLIPIDALYSPVRKVSYKVDNTRVGQNTDYDKLSLLVETNGAVTPEDSVALAARIMQDQLRLFVNFEEPQHDRREESRDEIPFNKNLLRKVDELELSVRSANCLKNDNIVYIGDLVQKTEAEMLRTPNFGRKSLNEIKEVLTGMGLHLGMDIPNWPPDNIEDLAKKLEEPY
- the rpmD gene encoding 50S ribosomal protein L30, whose protein sequence is MGDKSVGTVVVTQTGSPIGRRKDQRETLIGLGLNKLQRTRELEDTPAVRGMIEKVKHLVRVESAI
- the rpsE gene encoding 30S ribosomal protein S5; this translates as MARNPRQDRDSRDRDDAELIEKLVHINRVAKVVKGGRRFGFAALVVAGDGRGRVGYGSGKAREVPEAIRKATEQAKRSMIRVPLREGRTLHHDMVGQFGAGDVVLRSAPQGTGVIAGGPMRAIFEALGVHDVVAKSLGSSNPHNMIKATFEALKAIEGPRMVAARRSKRVSEIIGKREPQPGGDAVAAEASNG
- the rplO gene encoding 50S ribosomal protein L15, encoding MVKLNELRDNPGATRDRIRVGRGIGSGKGKTGGRGVKGQKSRSGVAMSGFEGGQMPIYRRLPKRGFNNANFSRRYPIVNLGSIQKALDAGRLDASKTVDVEALQAAGLLRPKEVAFRLLAKGEVTSKITISADGASKGAIEAVEKAGGAVTVTAVSKKIDSVAE
- the rpsK gene encoding 30S ribosomal protein S11; translation: MAKPAASTRLRRRERKNITSGVAHVSATFNNTMITISDAQGNTISWSSAGGMGFKGSRKSTPYAAQMAAEDAGRKAQEHGMKVLDVTVKGPGSGRESALRALQAVGFQVTQIRDVTPIPHNGVRPRKKRRV
- the rplN gene encoding 50S ribosomal protein L14; the protein is MIQMQTNLEVADNSGARRVQCIKVLGGSKRKSAGIGDVIIVSVKDAIPRGRVKKGDVHRAVIVRTAKELLRSDGSTIRFDTNSAVLLNKQNEPIGTRIFGPVTRELRAKKFMKIISLAPEVL